Sequence from the Rutidosis leptorrhynchoides isolate AG116_Rl617_1_P2 chromosome 3, CSIRO_AGI_Rlap_v1, whole genome shotgun sequence genome:
TGATAAATCCAACAGCACTTTTACTTCTTCCACCATCATTTGATGGTTCTTTCCTATAATATCCCTCACTAAATTATATTATAATGTTTTAAAAAGTTTGTGCAAGTGTATTATTAAGGGCAGTTTAGACATTTTAGGTGGTAGAATTAAAAGTGATGGTGGACTTTTGGGGTTAGTAGGGCTTTCTCACCTCCAAATAAACCACTCATTTTATTCTTGTTGCACAAGAAACCTAATTTCAAAACCTCAAAAACCCTTGCAAAAATTATAAATTTACATAAATCACTCTGCAGCCGCCGTACCAATGGGGAAATCCGGTAGGACGCCGGTGAAATTTTGTAGGACCCCGGTGAAATCCCGTAAGACGCCGGTGAAATCATCGTTATTCGAAGTGTTACGCCAACGTATACAAGAAACCTACGGTAACTCATCTCTGTCCCTTGACCAGCTCGTTAACCGCCTTCGTGCTAGATACCCTGACTACCATCGCCATAATAAAATTCATTTCACTAAAATGGTCGAACAAACCCTAGACTCTTCAATTAAAACCAACGGAAAGCGTAAATCaaaaattgataataatgataatgatgatgatgacgatgataatgatgatatgacGTCAGTGCAATTACGAAATCCGGTCAAAAAATCGAAGAAAATTGATAGTAGTGAGCAACGATTACAGATGATGGAAATGGAACATGTGACACGTAGACGAATCGAGAAACAATCGGAATCGGAATTAAGTggagatgttgatgatgatgatgatgaagatattaGTGCGGTTTCGAcctctgatgatgatgatgagatttaTAGTTTGCAATTTGAACCTGAGTTTGACTTAACAAAGTCAATGCTGAGAACTAAGTACAGTACTGTAAAACCTGAGTCAAAAATTGATAATGAGAAACCTAAAAATGTGGAGTTGGAAGtggttactaatgataataataataaggaaatgaaAAAAGTTGATGTATTGAAGGAAGATAGAGGTGTAAAGACGATTTCGAAAATGAAGGAACAAAAGTTGAATGATGAAAGTGGTGATGATGGTAATGTGAAAAAAGATGGGCCAATGTTTAAGGATTTGGGTGGAATGGATGGTGTGTTGGATTTGTTGAAAATTGAAGTGATTGTTCCGTTGTATCATCCCGAGGTACCTCGATGTTTGGGCGTTAAACCGATGGCTGGGATTTTGTTGCACGGGCCACCCGGGTGTGGGAAGACGAAACTGGCTCACGCGATTGCTAATGAGACCGGTGTTCCGTTTTATAAGATTTCTGCTACTGAGTTGGTCTCTGGTATTTCAGGTATGGTTTAAAGTTGATATTGTGAACTGTGCAAGTGTTGCCTCAGCTTACTAAATGATGTTTTGAATTTGTTTGTGTATGTTGTGATAAGTTTGTAGGTTATAAAATTGTGTTAGTATGTTAAAGAACTGTTACCTCTTTACATTTACAACTATTACATTTGCAAACGTTTTAGCTAATGACatgagtttaataataataataataataatacaaatgggTTCAATTGCTCGGTCAAAAGTTGGGATTAATTGTTCAAACTCAGTCAAAACTCGTGATTACTTGAAAAATTCGTCAAAAGTAGGTGAAAAGCGGTAgaagtcaaacatggtcaacatctGACCAGAGTACTTCCCGAATACTCCCGAGTAGCCAATTACTCCCCAAAAAGTGTCTACTGCTTGAGTTGTGAGTTCAACGTTGTCTTTAATACATACATGTCACGACAAACTTACCTTTGTCAGCGCATTACACTGATTAGTAATTTACATATTTTATGTTTTTTCCAATGTTTTTTCCAAAGGAGATCAAGGTTCAATCCTCACTGCCTACACTTTGGGGGGCTTGCcttccaaaaaaaaaatatatatatatattttatgttttattttttttttgaacgacgattttttggcatcagtagatcatttctttcaacgaccctcatcatttgcacgtagcaCACACGTTAGGCCGGGAACCCAACCCGAtcaacggtacccgggaacacatccattcgggcagtgttcctgattagaggtccgtgaacgaatccggtaaaacctccctatagggtcaatatataccaccattattggtgttcaatttttttaaagaaaatcatgtcatccctaaggatcgaacccatgacctcaggatcgaacccatgacctctccctatcccatgacacaaagtacatggggagaaccgttgggctatgcccgcaagttctaTTTTATGTTTTATTGATGCATGTTCTAAGTTAAATATGGTCTGAAATAACTTTTCATGTCTTCTCTCATTTCGAGTTTATAGTCACGTCGAAGTTTACATCatagtatattatatatttatattgtaaaattaTTAGGTGCATCCGAAGAGAATATACGAGAGCTGTTTTCAAAAGCTTACAGGACTGCACCGTCTATAGTTTTCATCGATGAGATCGATGCAATTGCTTCAAAACGAGAGAATCTTCAAAGGGAAATGGAAAGGCGCATTGTGACACAATTGATGACATGTATGGATGAATCTCATAGGGTAGCTAAAGCAGACGATAATTCAAATAATGTAGAAACAACTGATGGTAAACCAGGATATGTCTTGGTTATCGGGGCAACTAATAGACCCGACGCTGTTGACCCGGCATTAAGAAGACCGGGACGATTTGACCGAGAGATTGCTTTAGGTATTCCCGATGAAAAGGCTAGAATGAAGATTCTTGATGTGCTTACACGAAGTTTAAAACTTGAAGGTGAATTTGACCTGGTCAAACTAGCTAGGTCAACTCCTGGATTCGTTGGAGCTGATTTAGCAGCGTTGGTGAATAAAGCTGGTAATCTAGCCATGAAGAGAATTATTGATGGGAGAAAATCAGAACTTTTTAATGAAAATTCAGACGTAGAACAAATTGAAGATTGGTGGAGAAAGGCGTGGACCCCAGAAGAAATGGAAAAACTTAGCATCACGATGTGTGATTTTGAGGTaatacaagtcgttttttgtaaaccatcactagatagcctctgggacgaatatttagtggtggccagggaagggttggaaacagccagagattaatcctgctgggctgcgttcatcagagtatgaggtcggattactcgccctcccgaTAGCCCAAACAGTGAAAACCTTCtatctttttaccctttacatgtCGTTTTTTGTTTAATCTTTATTAAATTTGTATAGTTGTCAGCCTGTTGTTTTTAATGATGTTTAACTTGTATCTAATTATCTGCAGGTTGCAGCCAAAATGGTTCAACCCTCATTAAGAAGAGAAGGATTCTCTAGCATTCCAGATGTCAAATGGGAAGATGTAGGCGGTCTTTGCTCGTTAAGTCAAATATTTGACCGTTACATCGTTAGACGAATCAAATATCCCGATTTGTATGAGGTAAATCGTTGACTCTAATATAATTGACTTTTTGGTTGCCATACAATTACTAGATAAGCGTTGTTGAAAAATGTTGACCTTTTTTCATATTCCATACCTATTTAGAAATATGGAGTGGATCTAGAGACGGGGTTTTTGCTTTATGGACCTCCTGGTTGTGGAAAGACATTAATTGCTAAAGCCGTTGCTAATGAAGCAGGAGCAAATTTCATATACATTAAGGTCCGCCCCCGATTTACTCTATTCAATATTTCATCTATTTGATATATTTTCTACAATAACTAAATATGGTAAGTTATTTTTTTACTTTGAAGGGCCCCGAGATTATAAACAAATATGTCGGTGAGAGTGAATTGGCAGTGCGAACAATATTTAGTCGTGCAAGAACATGTGCTCCATGCATACTCTTTTTTGATGAGGTTATCTACTCTCAACTATCGAATGTGAAAATTATAATTCAAATAAATTAAAGCAACTTATATAAAGAAAATGCTTAGTATATGGTAAAATTAAAGTTGAAGATTGAATTAGTTGTGATATAATAAACTTATGGTTAAACTTGTTCGGAATATTAGGTAGATGCTCTGACAACAAAGCGTGGAACCGAAGGGGGATGGGTTGTCGAGCGACTTCTAAACCAGGTAAGCAAATCACGAAATCGTATTTTTAAACTTGCTCATTGCTCATTAAAATTTTAACTTTTGCAAAACTTAGTGTATAATAAAAAGTTTAATTTTTGCAGCTATTGATAGAGCTAGATGGTGCTGATCATCGCAAGGGTGTTTACGTAATTGGTGCCACTAACAGGTGttacacattttttttttcttttttttttaaaaatttcatAGTCATAACAAGTGTTGAATATATATGTTGATTTTGATGGCATTATTATTATAGGCCAGAGGTGATGGATGATGCATTATTACGGCCTGGAAGATTTGGGAAAATGCTATATGTTCCTCTGCCAAATCCAGATGAGCGTGGTTTGATCTTAAAAGCTCTCGCTAAATCGAAGCCGCTAGATGCTGACGTGGACTTGATTGCTATTGGAAGGGATTATTGTGACGGTTTTAGTGGAGCTGATCTTTCTTCACTGGTACGTGTTTTTCTTCTGATGAAATTGATACAAATTTATAAATTCAAGAGTCAAAGATTAAATAATGCAGCAAGTGCAGATTTATTGTTTTTCTTTATACTAAGACTTGTTAGACGTCGTGCATATAAGAGACAGGGCGGTGATATATCCACCATTGTTTTTTATGTATCCACAATGAATATGCAATAACTTGTTGtactatacaaactgttaatgcacAATCATATGGAGGATTTGTAAAAATTGATGGTGGATATATCAAACACATATGAAACAGAATTTACTAACCGGAAAGCCTACTTCACCCTCTTCCAGTTAACCTAAAGGTGCCAAAAATGGTGGGATCGGTATATGAGTCAAACTaagtattagttttattttatcattatttaattatggGTCGAGTTGGGTTGACCCATTTTCCAATTTctttagttttttatttttatttttttattattgaaATAGTAACCTGTATTTTTTAATTAAAAGAATATAGAAGTGTCACGTTTTAATATTATAAATGCAACTTTCTACCCATACAATCTTTTTTTTCTATGTTAATCCTTTGTTTATGCTAATACTTCTTTTTTACATGTTAAACCCATTATAAATAAAACATTACCCATGTAATCTTTTCACAAAAATGGGCAAAAAAAATCTCACCATCGATGTCAGTAAATGCATACAAATACTCAAAATCCTGAGAATTGTGATTGAACttttttcaaaatttcagattAATGAAGCTGGCATGATTGCCGTTGAAGAGAACTTTAGCAGAATTGAAGCGGCAACTGCTGCTAATGAAGGGACATCTGAGAGTGTTTCTTGTGGCGGCATTAAAACTGTACATTTTAAACAAGCATCGCAACAAATTAAGCCTTCCGTGTCAGAAAAGGTACAAGCTTTTAATCTTTTAATAACATTTCATGACTTTTGACATGTTAGACAATTCATCATTTTGATCTATCCAAGTTTTACCCGTTAGACCCATTGGGGAAAAGTTGAACCCTTATTGACCCAATTGAGTCAAGATTGCCACGTGTTACTATTCATATATATGTATCAGTTTCACTGTCCACAACATACTCACATTGGCAACGCTAATATACATTTGTCGT
This genomic interval carries:
- the LOC139897267 gene encoding cell division control protein 48 homolog C-like; the encoded protein is MGKSGRTPVKFCRTPVKSRKTPVKSSLFEVLRQRIQETYGNSSLSLDQLVNRLRARYPDYHRHNKIHFTKMVEQTLDSSIKTNGKRKSKIDNNDNDDDDDDNDDMTSVQLRNPVKKSKKIDSSEQRLQMMEMEHVTRRRIEKQSESELSGDVDDDDDEDISAVSTSDDDDEIYSLQFEPEFDLTKSMLRTKYSTVKPESKIDNEKPKNVELEVVTNDNNNKEMKKVDVLKEDRGVKTISKMKEQKLNDESGDDGNVKKDGPMFKDLGGMDGVLDLLKIEVIVPLYHPEVPRCLGVKPMAGILLHGPPGCGKTKLAHAIANETGVPFYKISATELVSGISGASEENIRELFSKAYRTAPSIVFIDEIDAIASKRENLQREMERRIVTQLMTCMDESHRVAKADDNSNNVETTDGKPGYVLVIGATNRPDAVDPALRRPGRFDREIALGIPDEKARMKILDVLTRSLKLEGEFDLVKLARSTPGFVGADLAALVNKAGNLAMKRIIDGRKSELFNENSDVEQIEDWWRKAWTPEEMEKLSITMCDFEVAAKMVQPSLRREGFSSIPDVKWEDVGGLCSLSQIFDRYIVRRIKYPDLYEKYGVDLETGFLLYGPPGCGKTLIAKAVANEAGANFIYIKGPEIINKYVGESELAVRTIFSRARTCAPCILFFDEVDALTTKRGTEGGWVVERLLNQLLIELDGADHRKGVYVIGATNRPEVMDDALLRPGRFGKMLYVPLPNPDERGLILKALAKSKPLDADVDLIAIGRDYCDGFSGADLSSLINEAGMIAVEENFSRIEAATAANEGTSESVSCGGIKTVHFKQASQQIKPSVSEKQRKYYQQLHEKKFNPSQNEGCLSILQPTLHTMATTE